Proteins encoded in a region of the Cytobacillus pseudoceanisediminis genome:
- a CDS encoding DUF6843 domain-containing protein has translation MLQQADLEEKTHDLYLIPKGYAGQVRIVHEIENAPVPVTEGKYDVLRVNDRGYAITSLPQSKGYIDDLYYYVDKRGSVKRYQKAVFHMADQAVYREMVMNIRIPIFRLAVMRTWMIKELALGLRIFFMKRV, from the coding sequence ATGCTTCAGCAGGCAGATTTGGAAGAAAAAACTCATGATCTTTATCTGATTCCAAAAGGGTATGCTGGTCAGGTGAGAATTGTTCATGAAATAGAGAATGCCCCTGTGCCTGTGACAGAAGGGAAGTACGATGTATTACGGGTGAATGATAGAGGATATGCCATTACCTCTTTACCGCAAAGTAAAGGATATATTGATGATTTGTACTATTATGTGGATAAAAGGGGAAGCGTGAAGCGATATCAGAAAGCTGTATTTCATATGGCGGATCAGGCGGTGTACAGGGAGATGGTTATGAATATTCGTATACCTATTTTTCGGTTGGCTGTGATGAGAACATGGATGATCAAGGAACTAGCCCTGGGATTGAGGATATTCTTTATGAAGAGGGTTTGA
- a CDS encoding DUF1287 domain-containing protein, translating to MIKRVFGSIIAVLLLFILFFRSGIILDSIGIHFENPLAKKMEVPAAYSKADSNQNGIADPLDMVLTARKEVEQRTPYKSAYYAGGYPPDGEGVCTDVVWRGFQGADVTIKDLIDQDIAENTDLYSRVKGNPDPNIDFRRVPNQNVFFSRFAKSLTTELIPGDIKNLQQWQPGDIVVFLSPKFDHVAIISDKRTKDGIPYVIHNSTPFAAEVKLSSFKTPITAHYRWDFEKTPALP from the coding sequence ATGATAAAAAGAGTGTTTGGTTCCATTATCGCAGTACTGTTATTATTCATTCTTTTTTTCCGAAGCGGAATCATTCTGGATTCCATCGGCATTCATTTTGAAAATCCTTTGGCTAAGAAAATGGAAGTGCCTGCTGCTTATTCAAAGGCCGATTCTAATCAAAACGGCATTGCCGATCCGCTTGATATGGTCCTGACAGCCAGAAAAGAAGTGGAACAGCGCACGCCATATAAAAGTGCCTACTATGCGGGAGGATATCCGCCCGATGGTGAAGGTGTCTGTACAGATGTGGTTTGGAGGGGTTTCCAGGGGGCTGATGTAACCATAAAGGATCTTATTGATCAGGATATCGCCGAGAATACGGACTTGTATTCAAGAGTGAAGGGCAATCCTGATCCAAACATTGATTTCAGGAGGGTGCCAAACCAGAATGTCTTTTTCAGCCGCTTCGCAAAGTCATTAACAACAGAACTGATTCCAGGAGATATTAAGAACCTTCAGCAATGGCAGCCGGGTGACATTGTGGTTTTCCTTTCTCCTAAATTCGACCATGTTGCCATCATATCTGACAAACGGACGAAAGATGGCATTCCATATGTCATACATAACTCCACACCATTTGCAGCAGAAGTAAAACTCTCTTCTTTTAAGACTCCTATTACCGCTCATTACAGATGGGATTTTGAAAAAACGCCTGCACTGCCATAA
- a CDS encoding FbpB family small basic protein has protein sequence MKKARVSFAELIKKNKEELLRDQELLAKIEKRVDEKYTKVK, from the coding sequence ATGAAAAAAGCTAGAGTATCATTTGCAGAATTAATTAAGAAAAACAAAGAAGAGCTGCTGAGAGATCAAGAATTGCTGGCTAAAATTGAAAAACGTGTAGACGAAAAATATACAAAGGTGAAATAA
- the tenA gene encoding thiaminase II gives MTFSEILRKENEDLFQLIFEHPFVQGIGRGDVPKEALAHYIKADFEYLNAFMHIYGIAISKSAERKDIAYFNQQIEFVLNSEVHPHHNFCQQIGVDYEALQGYPLPPTADHYVKHMMYHAHTGGMGEILAALLPCPWTYWEIGLELMKQYEPDENHPFYPWISFYANLRVEAVTMNMRNRLDELADAASPEERQRMKDAFRKSCQLELGFWEMAYTCEEWPAGNPSAVR, from the coding sequence ATGACTTTTTCAGAGATTCTGCGCAAGGAAAATGAAGATTTGTTTCAGCTGATATTTGAGCACCCATTTGTCCAGGGTATCGGGAGAGGGGACGTGCCGAAAGAGGCACTGGCCCATTACATTAAAGCGGACTTTGAGTATCTGAATGCGTTCATGCATATTTATGGGATTGCCATTTCAAAGTCAGCAGAGCGTAAGGATATTGCATATTTTAATCAGCAAATAGAATTTGTATTGAACAGCGAAGTACATCCCCACCATAATTTCTGCCAGCAGATTGGCGTGGATTACGAGGCATTGCAGGGCTATCCGCTCCCTCCAACAGCTGATCATTATGTTAAGCATATGATGTATCATGCCCACACAGGCGGCATGGGTGAAATCCTTGCTGCATTATTGCCTTGTCCATGGACTTATTGGGAGATTGGGCTTGAACTCATGAAGCAATATGAGCCAGATGAGAACCATCCGTTTTATCCATGGATCTCTTTTTACGCAAATTTAAGGGTCGAAGCTGTGACCATGAATATGAGAAACCGTTTGGATGAGCTTGCTGATGCGGCATCACCGGAAGAAAGGCAGCGAATGAAGGATGCTTTCCGAAAAAGCTGCCAGCTGGAGCTTGGCTTCTGGGAGATGGCTTACACCTGCGAAGAGTGGCCGGCAGGCAATCCTTCAGCAGTAAGATAA
- a CDS encoding polysaccharide deacetylase family protein, which translates to MIYFFTAALIIFISYAVLPTVLIRSLNWGIVKEITEPNSIALTFDDGPDPQYTARLLDVLKKHEAKAAFFVVGEKAAKHPLLLKRMQADGHTIGIHHYRHVSSWILSPGSLKKQLEQTKQVIEETINEEVYFYRPPWGHFNLFTLWMARKYKIIMWSGIFKDWKIQHIRNTLSKSLAKETVPGRIFLLHDSGETLGADSNAPEYMIGHLDQYLQQSALKGIHFVSLKEGYQGHRT; encoded by the coding sequence ATGATTTATTTTTTTACCGCCGCACTGATTATATTTATTAGTTACGCAGTTCTGCCCACTGTACTCATACGATCGCTGAATTGGGGAATTGTAAAAGAAATAACCGAACCCAATTCCATTGCTTTAACCTTTGATGATGGCCCGGATCCACAATATACAGCGAGGCTTCTGGATGTCTTAAAAAAGCATGAAGCAAAGGCAGCCTTTTTTGTTGTCGGGGAAAAAGCAGCCAAGCATCCGCTGCTGCTTAAAAGAATGCAGGCGGATGGTCATACAATTGGCATCCATCATTATAGGCATGTCTCAAGCTGGATCCTTTCACCGGGATCTTTAAAAAAACAGCTGGAGCAAACAAAACAAGTTATTGAAGAAACGATTAATGAAGAAGTCTATTTTTATCGTCCGCCATGGGGACACTTCAATTTATTTACCCTCTGGATGGCAAGAAAGTATAAGATTATTATGTGGTCGGGCATTTTTAAGGATTGGAAGATCCAGCATATCAGGAACACCCTTTCAAAGTCGCTGGCAAAAGAAACCGTGCCTGGCCGGATTTTTCTTCTCCACGACAGCGGTGAAACTCTTGGCGCAGACTCCAATGCACCTGAATATATGATCGGCCATCTGGACCAGTATTTGCAGCAGTCAGCACTAAAAGGGATCCATTTTGTTTCTTTAAAAGAAGGATATCAGGGGCATCGCACATGA
- a CDS encoding TIM barrel protein, with protein MAHHIGISGSVILSDSKLFPELFKRHLPHIEIGEFQDEESFRCFIEMLGKTNKSFGFHSPLFRGQSKYDLLEKIRINPKEAWIQFETEVERMSRLGAEYILVHFPYFKKETNGNPAEIIEEGLKKLSFFQSKYGIMIVCEPKLGFQQSPAGIHYLDRFPVETRKKYGLSLCVDIGDYILAAGEKAINYIEKWSEFVRVVHLHNVEYQGDKYIWVPVHPSHENDGNHHKIKKLMDFLAKECKDVFFVMEYTPHTNPPEKMVEEGIGWAIEVIEEGSVS; from the coding sequence ATGGCTCATCATATAGGGATATCGGGAAGCGTCATTTTGTCAGACAGCAAGCTGTTTCCTGAACTTTTTAAACGTCATTTGCCGCATATTGAGATAGGCGAATTTCAAGATGAAGAATCTTTCCGCTGTTTTATTGAAATGCTGGGTAAAACAAACAAAAGCTTTGGTTTTCATTCGCCTCTTTTCCGGGGACAAAGCAAATACGATCTGCTGGAAAAGATCCGTATAAATCCGAAGGAAGCCTGGATCCAGTTTGAGACGGAAGTGGAAAGAATGTCCCGGCTTGGAGCTGAATACATATTGGTGCACTTTCCTTACTTTAAAAAGGAAACCAATGGGAATCCAGCAGAGATCATTGAGGAGGGACTCAAGAAACTCAGTTTTTTTCAGAGTAAGTATGGGATTATGATTGTGTGTGAACCTAAATTGGGATTCCAGCAATCGCCAGCAGGGATTCATTATCTTGACCGCTTTCCTGTAGAGACAAGGAAGAAATACGGACTCAGCCTCTGTGTCGATATTGGGGATTATATATTGGCCGCAGGCGAGAAGGCCATAAATTATATAGAAAAATGGTCCGAGTTTGTAAGAGTGGTCCATTTACATAATGTTGAATATCAGGGTGATAAATATATTTGGGTGCCTGTGCATCCATCTCATGAGAATGATGGCAATCATCATAAAATTAAGAAGCTGATGGATTTTTTAGCTAAAGAATGCAAGGATGTATTTTTTGTCATGGAATACACTCCACACACGAACCCTCCGGAAAAAATGGTAGAAGAAGGGATCGGGTGGGCAATAGAGGTGATTGAGGAAGGGTCTGTTAGTTAA
- a CDS encoding TerC family protein, with the protein MELSLILEYGWVLLLLVALEGLLAADNALVLAIMVKHLPEEQRKKALFYGLAGAFVFRFGSLFAISYLVDVWQVQAIGALYLLFIAANHILRKFLVKKGEEEAGVTKEKKQSGFWLTVFKVELADIAFAVDSILAAVALAVALPDSGLGHIGGLDGGKFFVIFAGGMIGLIIMRFAANLFVDLLHRRPGLEVAAFGIVGWVGVKLAVYTMSHPALAILPEGFAKSTEWKTTFYVVLIGIALAGWFLSRKNRKCRLKKKQAKSNRAEYTALFFM; encoded by the coding sequence ATGGAATTATCACTAATACTTGAGTATGGATGGGTATTGCTGCTGCTTGTGGCGCTGGAGGGTTTATTGGCTGCTGATAACGCGCTGGTGCTGGCGATTATGGTTAAGCATCTTCCGGAGGAGCAGAGGAAGAAGGCTTTATTTTACGGGTTAGCTGGAGCGTTTGTTTTCCGCTTTGGATCGTTATTTGCGATTTCATATCTAGTAGATGTATGGCAGGTTCAAGCCATTGGAGCGCTATACCTTCTGTTTATCGCTGCTAATCATATATTAAGAAAATTCCTTGTAAAAAAAGGCGAGGAAGAAGCAGGAGTAACGAAAGAAAAGAAACAATCTGGTTTTTGGCTGACAGTATTTAAGGTTGAGCTGGCTGATATTGCATTCGCTGTAGATTCCATTCTGGCAGCGGTCGCTCTGGCCGTGGCCCTTCCGGATTCAGGACTTGGCCATATAGGCGGACTTGACGGCGGAAAGTTCTTTGTCATCTTTGCCGGGGGTATGATCGGATTGATCATTATGCGTTTTGCTGCAAACCTCTTTGTCGATCTGCTTCACAGGAGACCTGGACTTGAGGTTGCAGCATTTGGTATTGTCGGCTGGGTTGGTGTCAAACTGGCTGTCTATACAATGTCCCATCCGGCGCTGGCGATCCTGCCTGAAGGATTTGCCAAATCGACCGAATGGAAAACTACTTTCTATGTAGTCTTAATTGGAATAGCATTAGCTGGATGGTTTCTTTCAAGGAAAAACAGGAAGTGCCGGCTGAAGAAAAAGCAAGCTAAATCAAACAGGGCGGAGTATACCGCCCTGTTTTTTATGTAG
- a CDS encoding twin-arginine translocase TatA/TatE family subunit: MISNIGIPGLILVLVIALIIFGPSKLPEIGRAFGRTLTEFKSAAKDLVSDEEKKEEQKPVLSALKKEK, translated from the coding sequence ATGATTTCCAACATTGGCATTCCAGGCTTAATTCTCGTTCTTGTCATTGCGTTGATCATATTTGGGCCATCCAAGCTTCCTGAAATCGGGCGGGCATTTGGGCGGACCTTAACGGAGTTTAAAAGTGCGGCAAAGGATTTGGTATCAGATGAGGAAAAGAAGGAAGAGCAAAAGCCGGTACTTTCAGCCTTGAAAAAAGAAAAGTAG
- a CDS encoding TVP38/TMEM64 family protein, whose amino-acid sequence MNGKIEVSFHGLIILLALYILFNYMPTLLPAYKWGIIAGMAAILVMDFYFFAAGKLSRLKYSRLALIYMFCLLLIVFMTFYLTKILVLTDAYGLERMLREYEAEGKLIFFLVCFLQPILLPLPEAVTLPAGSAVFGPAAAAFLGFTGTLSGIIVMFLTARIGGLKLVSRFIKERHLIKYQKYMEKNENTILMLMFVIPILPDEIICVGAGMGGVSFKKFLGIASISKMLTSLLLAYSLSLANALSLSGSQLLLVVSVVIGVFYSVSHLYKKKKDRNY is encoded by the coding sequence ATGAATGGAAAAATTGAAGTTAGTTTTCATGGACTTATCATTTTATTAGCATTGTATATATTGTTTAATTATATGCCGACACTTTTGCCGGCTTATAAATGGGGTATTATTGCAGGCATGGCTGCCATATTAGTGATGGATTTTTACTTTTTTGCTGCAGGCAAGTTATCCCGATTGAAATACAGCAGACTGGCACTTATTTATATGTTCTGTCTGCTGTTAATAGTTTTTATGACCTTTTATTTAACAAAAATACTTGTTTTGACTGATGCCTATGGGCTCGAGAGAATGCTGAGGGAATATGAAGCGGAGGGCAAGCTCATCTTTTTCCTGGTTTGCTTTTTACAGCCTATTCTGTTGCCGCTTCCTGAAGCCGTAACACTGCCTGCCGGAAGTGCCGTATTCGGTCCCGCAGCCGCTGCCTTTCTTGGATTTACAGGTACACTTTCGGGGATTATTGTTATGTTCTTGACTGCAAGGATAGGAGGATTAAAGCTTGTATCCCGGTTTATAAAAGAGCGGCATCTGATCAAATACCAAAAATACATGGAGAAAAATGAAAACACCATACTAATGCTGATGTTTGTTATTCCGATATTGCCGGATGAGATCATTTGTGTTGGAGCAGGAATGGGTGGTGTTTCATTTAAAAAGTTCCTGGGAATTGCGTCTATTTCCAAAATGTTAACTTCCTTGCTGCTGGCTTACTCGCTTTCATTGGCCAATGCCTTATCTTTATCTGGCTCACAGCTTTTATTAGTCGTTTCGGTTGTGATAGGGGTATTTTACAGTGTATCCCACTTGTATAAAAAGAAGAAGGATAGAAACTATTAG
- a CDS encoding VOC family protein, with product MFISHIATVEIPVSNLERSVAFYVEVLGVKVEFKGEKNAMLSFQAKGVPTIFLVETEDRKSLSFSNSHNGVEHSIIDFYTQSLEEFHHWLQVKNIEVGPLNINEEHGFGGFGFKDPDGNLLSACNVLHKGQ from the coding sequence ATGTTTATTTCACATATTGCTACTGTTGAGATACCAGTTTCAAACTTGGAGCGGTCAGTAGCATTTTATGTAGAGGTTCTTGGTGTTAAAGTTGAATTCAAAGGTGAGAAAAATGCTATGCTAAGCTTTCAAGCAAAGGGTGTTCCAACAATCTTCCTTGTAGAAACCGAAGACAGAAAGTCATTATCTTTTTCCAATTCCCATAATGGTGTCGAACACAGCATCATTGATTTCTATACACAATCCTTAGAAGAGTTCCATCATTGGCTGCAGGTGAAAAACATTGAAGTTGGTCCGCTTAATATTAATGAGGAACATGGCTTTGGAGGATTTGGCTTTAAGGATCCGGATGGCAATCTGCTTAGCGCATGCAACGTGCTGCATAAAGGCCAATAA
- a CDS encoding GNAT family N-acetyltransferase, whose amino-acid sequence MVRLEPFTEKDFDLLISWISTPELMVQWSGAHFKFPLNHEQLAKYISSANLETSSEYICKVLANDEIVGHISLGRVDRVNETARIGKVFISPTARGKGYASEMIHQILNFAFQELKLNRISLGVFDFNLPAIKIYEQAGFQKEGLLRQTNKVRNKYWNLIEMSILKAEWQARPGLMGIQSNI is encoded by the coding sequence ATGGTAAGATTAGAACCTTTTACAGAAAAAGATTTCGATTTGCTCATCAGCTGGATCAGTACACCGGAATTAATGGTTCAGTGGAGCGGTGCCCATTTCAAATTCCCCCTTAATCATGAGCAGCTTGCTAAGTATATAAGCTCTGCAAATCTGGAAACCAGCTCGGAATATATCTGCAAAGTTTTGGCAAACGATGAAATCGTCGGTCATATTTCCCTTGGCAGAGTTGACCGTGTCAACGAAACTGCGAGGATTGGCAAGGTTTTCATCAGCCCCACAGCACGGGGGAAAGGGTATGCTTCAGAAATGATTCATCAAATCCTGAACTTTGCCTTCCAAGAGCTGAAATTAAATAGAATCAGCCTTGGGGTTTTTGATTTTAATTTGCCTGCTATTAAGATTTACGAGCAGGCAGGGTTCCAAAAAGAGGGACTTCTTAGGCAGACCAATAAAGTTAGAAATAAATATTGGAACTTGATAGAAATGAGCATCCTGAAAGCTGAATGGCAGGCCAGACCCGGGCTCATGGGTATTCAATCAAACATTTGA
- a CDS encoding DedA family protein — translation MSTETIIEFISSYGYWIIFLFLFFGIVGIPAPEESLLFLIGVLIGNHQLSFAESAVCAEAGVLLGMLSAYWIGKKAGTPFLKKYGRYIGITEQRWNTAQKKYMENHRFMIFAGFYMPGIRQISPYFAGISKVPFHQYLLYSAAGSLSWVLPIIAAGYFAGSLFDINPEYVPYLGVLLLVIFAIYMLFKYAKNKSK, via the coding sequence ATGAGTACTGAAACAATTATTGAATTTATTTCGTCCTACGGGTATTGGATTATCTTTTTATTTTTATTTTTCGGGATTGTCGGCATTCCTGCTCCGGAAGAATCGCTATTATTCCTGATTGGCGTGTTAATTGGAAATCATCAACTAAGCTTTGCCGAATCCGCTGTCTGTGCAGAAGCAGGTGTGCTGCTTGGGATGCTTTCAGCGTATTGGATCGGTAAAAAAGCAGGTACGCCCTTTCTCAAAAAATATGGCAGATATATTGGGATCACGGAACAGAGATGGAATACCGCCCAGAAAAAGTACATGGAGAATCATCGATTCATGATCTTTGCTGGTTTTTATATGCCGGGAATACGTCAGATAAGCCCTTACTTTGCCGGCATTTCAAAAGTTCCTTTTCATCAGTACCTTCTATATTCTGCTGCAGGCTCCCTTAGCTGGGTGCTCCCTATAATTGCCGCGGGATACTTTGCAGGAAGCCTATTTGATATAAATCCTGAATATGTTCCATATCTCGGGGTTTTATTATTAGTTATATTCGCAATCTACATGCTCTTTAAGTATGCAAAAAATAAATCCAAGTGA
- a CDS encoding alpha-hydroxy-acid oxidizing protein — MAKVENISFAENFPISFKELEEEAEKVMGAGGFGYVQSGAGGEETLKKNIESFAKYSIVPRMLRDVSVPDISVNLFGKTYPYPVFLAPIGMQRLEHSEGELASARAAASFGIPFIQSTVSSYSIEEIANATGTSPKWFQLYWSNYEDAAFSMVRRAEESGYEAIVLTVDTVMMGWREADLRNNFSPLKLGYGKANYESDPVFMATLHDGDVVQGILDNIHHPTLSWEHIARLKEKTNLPILLKGILHPEDARLAVEKGIDGIIVSNHGGRQLDGVIAAIDALGPVVKEVKGRIPVLFDSGIRRGSDVVKALALGADAVCLGRPYVYGLAIGGQNGVEKVLANFIEETKVSLSLAGVGSLKEMASLKLLR, encoded by the coding sequence ATGGCAAAAGTAGAGAATATTAGTTTCGCAGAAAACTTTCCTATTTCATTTAAGGAACTGGAAGAAGAAGCAGAGAAAGTGATGGGAGCTGGCGGATTTGGCTATGTCCAATCAGGAGCCGGGGGAGAAGAAACGCTGAAAAAGAATATCGAATCCTTTGCAAAATACTCAATTGTACCGAGGATGCTTAGAGATGTATCAGTGCCGGATATAAGTGTGAATTTATTTGGAAAAACGTATCCTTATCCAGTATTCCTTGCACCTATAGGAATGCAGCGTCTTGAACACAGTGAGGGAGAGCTTGCATCTGCCCGGGCGGCAGCTTCGTTTGGAATTCCTTTTATCCAGAGCACGGTATCCAGTTATTCCATTGAAGAAATCGCAAATGCAACAGGCACGAGTCCAAAATGGTTCCAATTATATTGGTCCAATTATGAAGATGCTGCGTTCAGTATGGTGCGCCGGGCGGAGGAATCAGGCTATGAAGCAATTGTGTTAACAGTAGATACGGTGATGATGGGGTGGAGGGAAGCTGATCTAAGAAACAATTTTTCACCGTTAAAGCTTGGCTATGGAAAAGCAAACTATGAGAGTGACCCGGTCTTTATGGCCACTCTCCATGACGGTGATGTAGTTCAGGGAATCCTTGATAATATCCATCATCCAACCTTGAGCTGGGAGCATATTGCTAGGTTAAAAGAGAAAACAAATCTGCCGATTCTATTAAAGGGTATTCTCCATCCCGAAGATGCCAGGCTGGCCGTTGAAAAAGGGATAGACGGAATCATAGTCTCCAATCATGGCGGCAGGCAGCTTGATGGAGTGATTGCGGCGATTGATGCGCTTGGACCGGTTGTGAAGGAAGTCAAAGGAAGAATTCCAGTATTGTTTGACAGCGGCATTCGCCGCGGTTCCGATGTGGTCAAAGCACTGGCATTAGGAGCCGACGCAGTTTGCCTGGGAAGGCCGTATGTGTACGGTTTGGCCATTGGCGGGCAGAATGGAGTTGAAAAAGTACTTGCCAACTTTATTGAAGAAACAAAAGTGTCACTTTCTCTGGCAGGAGTCGGGAGTCTAAAGGAAATGGCAAGTCTGAAGCTACTTCGATAG
- a CDS encoding MGDG synthase family glycosyltransferase, giving the protein MKVLLLPLFQFPTGHSKVAKTIQDNIQSQYPDAEIKIVDFLSYCSDKLEKLVSGIYLKGFLGAPFLYRALYYTIMYKQHPFKLQPDLQVLSYYFERKMQKFLDEENPDLIFCTHSFPSGIISSLKQKGRYRDVTAVNVYTDFFINDIWGKREIDFHFVPHPEAKEKLIKKHNIPDEQIFVTGIPVHSAYHLQVPFKKDNRIRHILVAGGNSGLVNCDFIVAMQKVPHIRFLILCGNNDELYSSLQALDSKHIEPIGYIEDPFEMNQLYNKADAILTKPGGVTISEALQKKLPILVHTSLPGQEEINLDYLLEKNLVLVINDKHIAEQLNNEEAILSLRKHIDSYLAKVNCPLDYAMFMSIKSTGRKTPETVHSIRAIPTLK; this is encoded by the coding sequence ATGAAAGTTCTGCTGCTCCCATTATTTCAATTCCCCACGGGACATTCAAAAGTTGCCAAAACAATTCAGGATAATATTCAAAGCCAATATCCTGATGCTGAAATCAAAATAGTCGACTTTCTTTCCTATTGCAGTGATAAGCTTGAGAAGCTGGTATCAGGGATATATTTAAAAGGTTTCCTGGGTGCCCCTTTCCTTTACAGGGCATTATATTACACCATTATGTATAAGCAGCACCCTTTTAAATTGCAGCCTGATTTACAGGTTCTATCCTATTATTTTGAACGAAAAATGCAGAAGTTCCTTGATGAAGAAAATCCGGATTTAATATTTTGCACTCATTCTTTTCCATCTGGAATCATCAGTTCACTAAAGCAAAAGGGACGATACCGGGACGTCACGGCGGTGAATGTTTACACGGATTTTTTTATTAATGATATATGGGGAAAACGGGAAATTGATTTTCATTTCGTACCTCATCCCGAGGCGAAGGAAAAGCTTATTAAAAAGCACAATATTCCTGATGAGCAAATTTTTGTAACAGGCATACCGGTTCATTCTGCGTATCACCTTCAGGTTCCATTTAAGAAAGATAACCGGATACGCCATATTCTGGTTGCAGGAGGAAACAGCGGCTTAGTAAACTGTGATTTTATAGTCGCTATGCAGAAGGTTCCTCATATTCGATTTCTGATCCTTTGCGGAAATAATGACGAATTATATAGCTCACTCCAAGCACTCGATTCAAAGCATATCGAGCCCATTGGATATATTGAAGACCCTTTTGAAATGAACCAGCTATATAATAAAGCCGATGCTATTTTGACCAAACCAGGCGGAGTTACAATTAGTGAAGCACTGCAAAAGAAACTTCCGATTCTGGTCCATACCTCACTCCCCGGACAAGAGGAAATCAATTTGGACTATTTGCTTGAGAAAAATCTGGTGCTTGTCATTAATGACAAGCACATTGCTGAACAGCTTAATAATGAAGAAGCTATACTTAGTCTAAGAAAACACATTGATTCCTATCTGGCAAAAGTCAATTGCCCATTGGACTATGCCATGTTCATGTCAATTAAAAGCACCGGCAGAAAAACGCCTGAAACTGTACATTCCATAAGAGCTATCCCCACTTTAAAGTGA
- a CDS encoding PaaI family thioesterase gives MLIKQPFDEFLKFHYERVSESNMKVTLPIQPLFINSAGLVHGGVISTLADVAMGNIFEPDENQMQSVVTADLKVTFLKGATGEFLIANAHLVKRGAPSTTQTA, from the coding sequence ATGTTAATCAAACAGCCTTTTGATGAATTTCTGAAATTCCATTACGAAAGAGTCAGTGAAAGCAATATGAAAGTGACTTTGCCAATTCAGCCGCTCTTTATTAACAGCGCGGGGCTGGTTCATGGAGGCGTCATTTCCACTCTTGCGGATGTAGCGATGGGGAATATTTTCGAGCCGGATGAAAACCAGATGCAATCCGTGGTGACAGCTGATTTAAAGGTCACTTTCCTAAAGGGGGCGACAGGTGAATTTCTTATCGCCAATGCTCACCTTGTGAAGAGGGGCGCACCCTCAACCACACAGACTGCCTGA